The Sporomusa termitida genome has a window encoding:
- a CDS encoding DUF4418 family protein, giving the protein MTKYKFFSWSAILLSVLLLVLPRLIPICNGLMQNGSPMHCHYTYQAEFVIALLALILASALLVLRTDEARLLSGFVILLLGITVVILPQTWALGICEAGGCQKTAFFSAIGGSLLALAGAGIVWLTWRSNQFHE; this is encoded by the coding sequence ATGACAAAATATAAGTTTTTTTCCTGGAGCGCAATCCTGCTCAGTGTCCTGCTGCTTGTTTTACCCAGACTAATTCCTATTTGTAACGGGCTGATGCAAAATGGCAGCCCGATGCATTGCCATTATACCTATCAGGCGGAGTTTGTTATTGCCTTACTTGCACTCATTCTTGCCAGTGCCCTGCTTGTGCTGCGTACAGATGAAGCGCGCCTGCTCAGTGGTTTTGTTATTTTACTGCTAGGCATTACTGTGGTTATCCTGCCCCAGACCTGGGCGCTTGGTATTTGTGAGGCTGGCGGGTGCCAGAAAACGGCTTTTTTCAGTGCTATTGGCGGCAGTTTGCTGGCTTTGGCAGGGGCCGGGATTGTATGGCTGACCTGGCGCAGCAATCAATTTCATGAATAA